The DNA sequence ATTTTCACCCGTAAACGGCCAAAGCGGCGGGTTGTGCGTCAGAGCCGACAATTTTAGGATGACGGCACCGCCTTAAGTCATGCCTACCCGGGGGCAGGGAAAACGGGCCCAATCCGCCCAGACGTGAGCAGGCAGCAGTCCGGCCACTCGGAATGCCTGACCGTCCGCGGACCCTCCACGACTCCCGTTCGTATGCCGCCGCCGGCGGCCTACGCCAGGACTTACGCCTCGGAAAATCGTTCTCAACCTACGCAGCGGCAATGAAATGAATCAGGCTGCTCATCGCAGGATGCTGGGGTACCTGAACCTGTCGTCAGGCACGTTCGACCCCCATTTTTTCCAGGCGGTGAACGATTCGTTTATCTCGGCCGCGGCCGTTTCCGGCGCGGCGCCAGCCTGGCAAACGCTGCGAGATCAATTGCAGGCGGAGTTGGCGGTCATGGCCAAGGACCTGCCGGGATTCGAGAGTACGGAACAGGCTGCCGCCGTCATCGCCCTGGTCTTTGATCAGGTCCTGCCTGAGTATCGCAAGTTTCATCGTGACCTGTTGATCCATCAGAGCGAGAGTACACTTTTCCAGCCTTACTTTATCGCCAAAGCTTGCCAGGCGGTGCTGGTCGAATCGGGGCCTTGGGCCGAAGCATCCCGCATCGTACCCCGCGCGATCGACGCGCTGAACGATTTCATCGGCCATCGTCCCGTGGCGGTCCTGCGCACCGTGCAAAAGATCGAGCCCTACCGTCACGAATGGGTTTGTCCGATTCCGCTGTTCGTCGCCGGAGCGGGCGTGGCCGCCGGACGGTATCACGATCTGATTGCCGCGGCGCTCGATGTTCTGCGCTCGACCGATCGGGCCACCTTGGACCAGGCCTATTTCGATCCCCAACGCTTGAATGAACTAGCGCTTGACCCGCGGGCCTACGACTTCGATCACCCGGCCAACAAACGCCCTAACTACCATTTCGGGCAATGGGATGCCCATACGATCGATAATGCGGGCCATTACCGTCGCTTTGTGTTACAGGCCGTGACGCTCGACGCTTTGCTTGAACGCGTCGAAGAAGCACCGAACGATGCGGAATTTCGCCTGCAGGAAGCGGCGGTCGTGCTCGCCGGAACGATCCTGATGGCCGCCGGCGTCAGCGGCAGTGGGCCCGAGGCACATGACTCCGGCACGACCTTGGCTACGCTTCTTCCCCGGATTGCCGCCTATCGGGATGAGTTCTACCGTCGCCGCCTGGTAGAAGCTGCGGGGGCGGGCGGGGATCGACTGCGGACAGAAGCCCAGACACTGCATCAACCATTCGCCGGCGCGAGGCATGATCTGAACGCCCGGCTGTCACGCTTGCGCGGAGTGCAATTGCAGCACGTGCGGCTGGCGCGTTTGTTCGCCACGATGGGGGACTTGGCAGCCACGAAGCGTCAGGCCGACGTCGTCCCGGTGACTTCGGCGCGAATGCTTTCGAGCATTAGTGGTCAGATCACGATCGGTCATTTGGCCTTGGCCCGCGGCGACATTGCCGAGGCGGCGCGGTTGCTGGCTGACGTCGACGATTTGCTGCAGCGGGCGATTCAATGTGGTGCTGTGGTCGATCCCTGGAATATTCTTGGCTTTCAGGGGCAATTCAGTCTCTTTCCCGCGTTGGAAAACAGCGTCCGAGATCACCGCGTCGACGTGCTAGTCCACTTGGTAACTCGCATCTTCGGGCTGGCTATTCGCACGGCCGCCGAGGCTGCCGCTGCCGGTCAGGATGCGATCCTCGAGCGTGTGCGGGCATTGTTGGCGGCGTTTGCCACTTGGTGGGACCGTTTCGGAACGCTCGAGGTTTCCGGCATCGATTCGGTTTCGGGCCGCGAATCGGTCGAGGCCGCGGCCGCCGTCGCTAGTGCGCTGGGCGCCTGGCGACAAGCCGGCGCAACCGGCGGCGACATCGCCTTCTGGCGCAAGCACGTCGGCAAGTTTCAATCGCCGCGCGCCTATGCCTTGGTCATTCAGACGTTGCTCGAAAAGCGCGACTTTGTCGCCGCCACGGGCCTGCTCGTGCAATGGCTCTCCGAGTCGGAAGAGATGCAGTTGGCCGAGGGGGAGTACTCGTTCCATCACCTGGCGAAGCGCTGGCTCATCGAATTATTGCCAGCGGATCAACCGATCGAAACGTCGTCTTGGAAACTGGTTAACAAGTTCTTCGATTACTTGGAATCTAACGCCGGCGAATATTGGGACGCACCTCGCCTGGCTTTCGCCGTAGCAAGTGAAGAGGGGGGCGAGTCGGACGATGACGACGACCTGTTCAGCGCCGCGTATGAAGATGTCACCTATCTTGATACGACCGACGACGGCACGGAAAGCTCGATCATCGGCGGTGGCGAGGCGGCCACGGACTACGAGCTCGATCTCGAGGCCACGCGTTTGCACTCGCGGTTGGCATTTCTGCGCACGGTTGCTCAACTGCGCACGACAGCGGCCATTATTAGTGCCACGGACGCCACCGCTCAGGTTGCGAGAGAGAATCTGGCCGCGCAGCTTGAACACGCCGTTGGCTGCCAGCAACAGCTAGCCCAACTCCTGATCGCGGTTCATCAATACCGCATCGCCGAGCCAACGGGTAACCATACGTCGTTGGTCGAATACGATCGGCGCCGTCGCTTGAAAGAGGCGCTGCTGGCCGAGATTGCCACGACCACGGTCGAGGCGGCCTCGGCCGCGCGCTGGATCAGGGCGATTACCACGCCGGTCGAAGCCGAAGCGGCGCCAAGCGACACGACGGAGCCATCGTCTCGTTGGGAAACGCTGGCCGTTGAACTGCTACGCGATATTCTGGCTGCCCAGGTCGATCGGGTCCGTGCCGAATTTCCTGCGCTGCGGGCGGAACTTGAACAGCAGCCGATCCTTTACGTGCCGCTGTCCCGCGGTGGCGATCCGCTGCAATTTGTACGCACGCAATCCCTTAAGCAATTAATCGTCGACCTGCTGACCGTGCTGCCGCGATTGGGATTAGTAGCCGAAACCTGCCAGCTCATCACCGCGGCCATCGCCATGGAACGCCATCGGCCGAAGGGAGAGAAGGCAGTCACGGAATTCGACCGGCTGTTCGAAACCGGTTACCGAGCGCTGGTTAACTGCGTGATCGATGCGGCCATGGCGACGGACGACCGACCGGCGAGTTCCGATGCCGAGTTGGTCGAGACGCTGCAAATGCTCACGGAACCGTTACTGCGGCTGTGGCTCGAACACAGCCGCTCCGTGCGCCTGTCGGTTCTGGAAAAGCTGGCCGAGCCCGATCGCTTCACGGCGCTCACGTCGTTCGTCGAACAATATGGTCACGACCTCTTCACGCAAAAATTTCTCAACTTGGGTAGCCTGCGTGCGATCCTCGATCAAGGGGCGGAAGCCTACTTGCGATCGCTCGAGGCTCAGCCTGATGCCGCGCAATCGCTTCGCCTGATCGAGGACTTGTCGGCCGATAATCCGCCGATCACTTGGGCGTCTGCGGCCGAGCATCTGCAGACCATTGCCGAAGTGATCGTCGAGAACTATACCGAGTACAAAGACTACAACTCGACCACGACGCAGTCCGATCATGGCGAATTGCTGTACACGCTGGTCGACTGCCTGCGCCTGAAGGCCAGCTACGAACGCGTTTGCTGGAACATTCAACCGATCGTGCAAGCGCACGAAGTCCTTATGCGGCGCGGCCAGATCGAAACCGCCGAATTATGGCGACGTGCCCTGGCTGAGCGAACCGGTGACGCCGCCGACTCGCTGCAGAAGCAGTTCGAAACGCTAGGCAAACGTTACCAGATGCGATTGCCCACGATTGCCGCTCGGCTGGCCGAACGATTTATCCGACCGCTGGCTGTCGACGGACTGCGGGCTTTGGTCGCGCCGGCAATCGAAGAGATTCGCGGCGACGGACCGGCCGAGGCGTTTTCCCGCCTGGAAAGCGAAATTCGCGAGGTGGCTGAACAGCCCGCCGGCTCAGGCCTGGAGGTTCCCACATGGCTGGCTGCGCTGGAAGAGGAAGCGGCCCACGCGCAGACCGACGACCTTGACCGCGAAGCCGATACCGATCTATCGCGCCGTGTACACCTGGTGCGCCTGACGCTGAGTGAAGTCCAGCGCCAACTGGGCGAATGAAAAAGGTTTTTGGTGCCTTTTTTCTTCTGACACCTTTTTTCTTACTTGCCCGCTGGGGGCTTTGCTTCACTCGCCTTTTCGTCCTTTTCGGTGACGCGAGAGAAGATTTCGGTTCGCCCGAACAGCGATATGCCGACGTACCCTCGGGCGTTCAGTTGCGTGGTGTCGTTGTTCTCGAACCACAGAGTGCAGTTGTAGGTCTTGCCACTGTCGCCGTCGTAGATCGTGCCGCCGGCCCATTGATTCTTGGCCGGGTCGTAGGTGAAGTTCTCGAGCATGTCGATGCCGACGACGGGGCGTTTTTTCAGCGTGTCGTCGGGGTTGTACTTGTCGAGCGCGCCCGGCTTGTCGTAGGTGACGATCTTGCCGTAATAGACCCCTTTTTCACTGCGGACTTCGAGCTTGCCATTCTTCTTGGGAAACCACCACTTCCCTAACAGCGCATCGCCCGGCGCCTTGTCGGCCGCCGTCGCCGTGAGAACGGTCATGAACAACGTGGCAAGTACCACCAGCGGCGCGATGCGAAGTTTCATTTCTGCACCCGAAAAGCGAAGGGATGGGGAGCGATGCGTCGTGCGCCTGAGTCTAGCCGGGAATGCGAGCGCGGCAAACATTGGTTTGCATTGCTCCGGACATCGCGAAACAAATCGTTGACATGCCTAGTGTGGCAATGTATCCTCATGCCTAGTGATGCAAGGTATCGCAATGCGATGAGGCTGTGTATGGCCCAAAACCCTGATCTGGTACGCGGTGCCCTCGAGCCAGTGATTCTTGAACTGATTTCCTCAGGTGCCAGCTACGGCTACGAGATCGCCAAGGCGGTGCAGGAGACGAGCGGCGGCGTTCTGCTCGCCCAGGAAGGGACGCTCTACCCGGCGCTGCACCGGCTGGAAAAGCGCGGCTATCTGCGCGCCACGTGGAAAAGTTCGTCTGAGGGGCGAAAGCGTAAGCACTATCAGCTCACCGGCGAAGGGCGACGCTACTTAGAAAGCCTACGCACGGAATGGGCCACGTTCGCCAAGACGATCAACCGCATCTTGGGGATTGCGCATGTCGGAATCGTCACGGCATGAAGACGAACAGGATGTGCGCCGCGCTCCCGATATTGCCGGGGAAGACATGCTCGGCGGTGCGCGCTCCCAGGAATCATTCGATGCGGAACTCGAGGCCGAACTGGCCGACCATCTAGCCTCGTCGGCGGCGGAACTCGTGCGGCAAGGAGAGTCATCCGCAAAGGCCGTGCGGACGGCGCTAGCGAATTTCGGCGACATCGACCGTATCAAGCGCCAGTGCTGGTGGATTCACCATGGGGAGGATGTCATGTTTCGCGCCTCAGGTATCGCACTATTGAGCATTCTCACCATCGGCATCGCGCTGTTGGCCGCCGGCGGATGGCAAGTCCAACGCAGCCTGGCCACGCGCACCGAAGAGCTTTCCTCTCAACTTGCCTCCCTAGCTTCGACGCAGGAAGCGATGCTGGCCCAGCAGCGGCCGCCGCAGGCTACCGGCCGCTGCTATCTGGGCGACCCATCCAAACCGGCCGTGGATACCGAGATTCGGGTATTTCGCTTCGCAGACGTTCCACAATCGGGAAACACGCCTGGCTTGATTGCGCGTCGTGTGCGCACCGACGCGAGAGGGTATTTCGATACCGGCATCCTGCAACAAGGGGAGTATTGCCTGCTCGCGACCCTTTTTACTCCGGACGGCAAGACTAACAACGCTAAAGAAGTCAGTGCCTCGCCGCCCAAGACCGAAAATGAATTACTGTTTGGGCGCCTGCAAAGTCGGCCGCTCTATCTCATGCCAGGGATTAACGAAACGTCGGTCGATCTGGATCTCTGCGCAGGAGGACGTTTGGAACTTGCGGCTCAAAACGTACCCGACTCGGTTACCGTAGGGGAGCGCGAGTTTCGCGTATTCGTCGCACTGCAGATCATGACGGACGCGCGCTATTTTCCAAGCCAACCAGTCCCGCCAAGCGACGAGCCCCCGGAAGAAGGTTGGCCCTTGCCCCTTCCGCCAGTGCCAATAACTGTGGCCGGCGTCAGTAAGAAGGCCAGCGAACTTCCGCAACTGTTGTATGTGCCGTCTCGCAACTATTACATCAGCGTTCACCTGATGTTTTTGTCGGGGCAAGGGGTATCGCCTATGGGAGAACCTGCTTATACGAAAGCTTTCTCGCAACGGCTCGATATTCGATCCGGAGAAACGTCGATCGTTACGATCCGCGTTCCCGGCGCGCCGTTGGAATCGCAATTGCAAGCGAAGTTCGATGCCGGTGATATTGCTACGAGCGGGCCGGGCCCATTCATCAGAAAATCGATCGAGGTTCTGGATACGACGGTTGACGTCAATTTCCAGAAGTTGCCCGATGCTAGCCCGCAGTGAACAACTCGTTCAATGCGCCTAGCGAAATGATCCTGCCCGCGTCCTCGGAACGAGAGTGTTCCCTAAAAGTGTCGGCACCGGTACCCTTGCGATCTATCAGCACTGCTTGCCAGCCGGCGGCGCGGGCGGCGCGATAATCGTTGTTCAGATCGTCGCCGACTAACAGTATTTCGGAAGCGGATAGCCCTAATTTGTCAGCGACGGTCGCGAAGAACTCCGGCCGTGGCTTGCGCCAGCCGACGCGGGACGAAACGAACACGTGCGGGCAATCGGCCAGCGGGGCGAGCGCCGCGCAGATGCCGTCCAGCCGATCATCGAAATTCGACGCGATGCCCAGCGTCACGCCCGCCTCGGCCAGGGCGTTCCATGTCGGGGCCGCATCGTCGAATAACCGCCAATGCTCCGGACGGGCAAAGTGCTCCCACAGATCGTCGAAGATCGGCCCGGCCTCGGGCACGTCACCAAACACATCGGTTACGATTCCGCGCCACCGCTCGATTTCGCGCTGTTGATTGGTGCGTCCGCCGTGTTTCTGGCGGTCGATTTCATCCTGCCGTGCCATGGCCGCGGCGAATCGCGGCTTCATATCGCTTTCAGCGACATCGATGCCCTCGCGGCGCCCCGCCATCGCATAAGCGGCCGCCACGCTTGGTTCGGGCCGGATCACCGTTCCAACGGCGTCGAACAGCACGGCCTTGGGAAATGGGTGAATGCAAATTGACGCATGGTGAGTCGACGACACGTTTTACCACCGATCGGCTCTGCACCGATTCATCATTTCTGCATGCGTGTTTCCGTATTCCCCCTATGGTAACCGCGGAATGATCCCGATATCTAACCCGAAAGCGAAGGCCATTAGGCTGATAATGAACAAAAACCCGGCGTAGTGGAACGCGACGACCACCCGTTCGCTGACGGGCTTGCCGCGGATTCCTTCTAGTAGCAAGAACACCATGTGCCCGCCATCCAGGAGCGGAATCGGCAAGAAGTTGAGCACTGCCAGGTTCGCGCTAAGCATGCCCAGGAAGATCAGCAGGGCCGAAAGTCCCTTGCTGGCGGATTGATGGGCCACGCCGAAGATCGAGAGCGGCCCTCCCATGCCCTTGGGCGAAACCTGCGTGCCGATCTTGCGCAGAAAGCGGTATACCTGAGTCACCGATTCGACGGCCTCGTTCCCACCTAGTCGCAACGCCTCGCCCATCGTCGCCGCGCGGACCTTCGTGTACAGCGGCTCGAAATTGAATCCTCGATCGGCGAACCAGTCGTCCGTCGTCATGGTCGTGACTTCTACGGTGCGCTTGTCGGCCAGCGTTAGTTCGACCTTCGTGTCCGTCGGCGTGACTTGCAATTGTTCGGTGAAGCTGGTCCAGGTCGCCTTCTTCGGGCCAAACTCGATTTCGGCCTCTTTCATCACCACGTCGTCGTCGCCCACTTTCAACGTCATCTTGGGAAGATGCGCCGCGACGATCTCGGCTCCCGGGGTGATGCCCGCCTTCTCGGCGGGGCTACCCGGAATGACGCTGGCGACACGGGTTGTAACGTCGATCGCTACGCCGAGCGTGTTGATCACCAACGGTTCGCTGGCCGTGAGCGGCTCTTCGATGGCATAGGGTTCACGCAGGGTGACCTTTTGCTCGCTCTCTTTGCCGTCTCGCCGCGTGGTGACGCTGATCTCTTTACCGGCTTGCGGTAGCAGGCGAGCGCTCACTGTTTCGGGATCGCCAAGCGGCTGGCCATCGATCGAGACGAGCATGTCGCCCTGCTTCCAACCAGCGTGCTCGGCCGGCGAGCCCGCTTGCACGCGCGCGATGGGCCCGACTTCCATGATCAGCCCCAGCCGCTTCATGGGCCGGCCTGGCAGATCGATCGGCAGCGTCTCGGTTTCGGTGTCGTTGAGTTTGCGCAATACCGTGACATTGGTCGGGCCAGGATTCTGCGCAAATTCGCGTTGAATATCCGCGTTGTTAGCCACATTCTTGCCGGCCACAGCCGCGATCACGTCGCCCGGCTTGAAAGGGCTCTCTTTTCCACCCAGCGGCGCCACGGGCGAGAGTGGCGGTTTGGCGAGGGTCGTGGTCGACGCGCTGAGAATGCCGATGCGCGGCGCCAGGCCGGTTGGATCGGGATAGATCGTGAAGTCAAGCGGCTCGCTTTCGCCCTCACGGCGAATCACGAATTTCACCCCTTTATCGATGTTGTCACCCAACGCCACGCGGGTTTGCAGATCGCGAAAGCGCGGGTTCTCGATCTCGCCGATGCGAATGATTTCGTCTCCTGGCCGTAAGCCCGCGGCCCAGGCTGGGTCGCCAGGCAACAGGCGGCCCACGACGCAGGGATTCTCATTCACTCCGATCTTGTAGGCGATCACGGCCACGGCGAAGGCGAAGATCACGTTCATGATCACGCCGGCCGAAATGATCGCCATCCGCTGCGGAACCGATTTAGCCAGGTAGCTGCGCGGGTCGAAAATGCTGGTCTCGGCTCCCGCTTCCCCCTCGGGCAGCGTGTCGCCACCGGCCGCGTCGTGCGCGATCTTCGCGCGTTCGAACTCCTCGGCCGCCTTGGTCGGGTTATCCTCCTGGCCCAGCATTTTGACGTAACCGCCCAGCGGCAGCACGCCGATGCCATATTCCGTTTCGCCCCAGCGAAACTTAGCGAGCTTCAGCCCGAAGATGTCGAAGCCGAGATAGAACTTCTCGCACTTCACGCCACACGCCTTGGCGACCAGAAAGTGTCCCAATTCGTGAACGAAAATCACGGCGCCGAGTCCGACCGCCACCTGGGCGATGATGCCCCAGTTGTGCCAGTCCGTCAGCCAACCCGCGGCGAACAAAGGTGCGAAATTCAAGTGCATACCCAACGTGCCATCTCCTTACGCGCCCAACCATCCACTTGTATTAGGTCATCAAGTGTAGGACTGGGATCAAAATCGTGATGTTCCAAAATACTGCGGCAGGCCGGGACAATTTCCACAAAAGGCAACTCGCCTCGCAAGAAACCCTCGACCGCCACCTCGTTGGCCGCATTTAAAACGGCTCCGGTCGTACCGCCGGCCCGGGCCGCCTCGCGCCCTAATTCCAGCGCTGGAAACCGCTCGAGATCCGGGGGCTCGAACTCCAGCCGCAGGCAGTCGCTCCAATTCATCCGCGCCGCGATGCCTGTAGATCGCGCTGGATAGGTCAACGCATATTGAATGGGTAATTTCATGTCGGGCGGGCTGAGCTGCGCCAGCACCGAGCCATCGATATATTCCACGAACGAATGCACGATCGACTGCGGATGAACCACCACATCGATCCGATCGACGTCGATGTCGAACAGCCATCGTGCTTCGATAATTTCGAGCGCCTTGTTCATCATCGTTGCCGAATCGACCGTGATCTTTGGACCCATCGCCCAGGTGGGATGAGCCAAGGCCTCGGATACGGTTACGCTGGCCAACTGCTCGCGTGAGTATTTCCGAAATGGTCCGCCGCTGGCCGTCAGCACGATCCGTCGCACTTCATTCCGCCGGCCACTTTGCAGGGCTTGGAAAACCGCGCTATGCTCGCTGTCGACGGGCAATATGCTGGTGCCGCGCCGTGCGGCGAGGTCCATGACCAGTGCCCCGGCCATGACCAGAGTCTCTTTGTTCGCCAGGGCTACGGTCTTACCTGCCTCGAGCGCGGCCCAGGTGCTGCGCAGCCCAGCGCTGCCGACGATCGCCGCGACAACCACATCGACCTCGGGCCGGGAGACGATATCCTCAAGCGCGGACGGTCCGACGCTCAGTTCGACGCCACTCGGCAAATTGCTCCAGTCTTGCTCTCCTGCGGCCGTGGGGTCGGATGCCACGACATATCGCGGCCCGAATTCCGCAGCCTGACTGGCCAGCAGACCGGTTCGGGCATGGGCCGAGAGCGCCACGGCCTTGAGTTGCCCCGCCGAGGCGGCGATCACGGCCAACGTGCTCTGTCCGATACTGCCAGTCGACCCCAGCACGGCGATGTTTTTCACGCGTTCCGTCATGCGATGCTCGAAGGCCGTTGTTTTATACGAACGCATCGGCCGGGGCGGCACGGCCAATATTTCCTACGCTCGTGATTTCAGCAATTCTCGCCGTGCCGACGCTTTACGAGCCGCGATCTCGGCTGCCGCTGCGGCGGCAAGCGTTTCGACAGCTGGCAAATCCGCGCGGCCGTTCCGACCCTTAAACCAAGCCAGTCCCCGGATCACGGCAACGGCCGTGTCCTCCAACCTCGGCCCACCGCATCCAGCATTCCCGCCGAGGTTGTAGCGGTCGTGACGATCAATGCCGCCGTGAACAGCGGCGACCTGGCGTCGCCAGTCGGCCCCGGATTCTCTCAGGAGAAAGCGGTAATAGCCTTGCTGACTTGGGGTTGCCGCGAGGCTGCACGGCATTCTAAAAGGGGCGTACGCGGGGGACAACCCTGATCCTGCGCCCGCTTTGCGCCCTGGCAGACCGGCCAGCAGCACTACGGGTGAACGACTCGCATTGATGGACGGCAACGTTGTATCTTCCGGTTCGGGAACCTAGGATAGCTTTGATATGTCGTTCGCACGGCTGTCACGCCCTCGTCACCTCTCTCGGCTGGCCTCGAAGCGCCAGGCACGTTTGTCACGGCCACGACTGCCGCTCTTTTGATTCATCTACCACGGTCAACACCGCTTAGGATATTGCGCCATGGAACCGCGACCCGAGACGCCACGGAAGCCTTCGGACAAGAAAACTCCCGGCCTGGGAAATAACGTTATTTGGTACCTGCTGGCCCTGGGGATCGGCACGGTTTTTCTCGTGGCGCTGTTGGCCAGCCAGCCGGACGTCGAAATTCCCTACTCGGCCTTGATCAGCATGATCGAGATGGGGAGTGACGAGAAAAACACGAAGGAAGGAAAGCCTCCGGCCACGATCGAGGTGCGTGACGAAAGCAGCGAATCCAAGGGAAATCGCCGTTTCTCGCACCTGACGGACCTGACCGTTGGCGTTTCCGAGATCACCGGCAAGGTGACGATGCGGCCGTTGGACTCGCACGGCGTTCCCACGGCTGACGAACAGGCCGGAGTGCGATTTTCCACACCGCGGATGGGCTTCGAGCAACACGACCTATTCAAACCACTTAATGACAACGGCTTTACGAACGTCCGTGCCGAGCGTGCGCCCAGCGGACTGCGTGCCTATGCTCCGATTCTGATCGTGACGGCCCTGTTCGTCCTGGCCTTCTTCCTGATGATGCGTCGCCTGGGGGGGGCTGGCAGCCCGATGGCCTTCGGTCGCAGCCGAGGCAAGATGTACGCCCAGGAGGATATCGGCGTTACGTTCGACGACGTAGCCGGCATCGACGAGGCGGTCGAAGAGCTGCGTGAAGTCGTCGAGTTCTTGCGGACCCCCGAAAAATATCAAGTGCTCGGTGGACGTATCCCGAAGGGCATCTTGCTCGTCGGGCCTCCGGGCACTGGCAAGACGCTGCTCGCCAAGGCCATTGCCGGCGAGGCAGGCGTACCGTTCTTCAGCCTGTCGGGCTCGGACTTTGTGGAAATGTTCGTGGGCGTCGGCGCCGCTCGTGTCCGCGATATGTTCCAGCAGGCCGAGGCCAAAGCCCCTTGCATAATCTTCATCGACGAGTTGGATGCCCTCGGCAAGACGCGCGGCACCAGCATCGTGGGGGGGCATGACGAGCGCGAACAGACGCTCAATGCGTTGCTCGTCGAGATGGATGGCTTCGGATCCAACAGCGGCGTGATCGTGATGGCTGCCACAAATCGGCCTGAAACGCTC is a window from the Pirellulales bacterium genome containing:
- a CDS encoding DUF2147 domain-containing protein, which produces MKLRIAPLVVLATLFMTVLTATAADKAPGDALLGKWWFPKKNGKLEVRSEKGVYYGKIVTYDKPGALDKYNPDDTLKKRPVVGIDMLENFTYDPAKNQWAGGTIYDGDSGKTYNCTLWFENNDTTQLNARGYVGISLFGRTEIFSRVTEKDEKASEAKPPAGK
- a CDS encoding PadR family transcriptional regulator, with the translated sequence MAQNPDLVRGALEPVILELISSGASYGYEIAKAVQETSGGVLLAQEGTLYPALHRLEKRGYLRATWKSSSEGRKRKHYQLTGEGRRYLESLRTEWATFAKTINRILGIAHVGIVTA
- a CDS encoding permease prefix domain 1-containing protein, with translation MSESSRHEDEQDVRRAPDIAGEDMLGGARSQESFDAELEAELADHLASSAAELVRQGESSAKAVRTALANFGDIDRIKRQCWWIHHGEDVMFRASGIALLSILTIGIALLAAGGWQVQRSLATRTEELSSQLASLASTQEAMLAQQRPPQATGRCYLGDPSKPAVDTEIRVFRFADVPQSGNTPGLIARRVRTDARGYFDTGILQQGEYCLLATLFTPDGKTNNAKEVSASPPKTENELLFGRLQSRPLYLMPGINETSVDLDLCAGGRLELAAQNVPDSVTVGEREFRVFVALQIMTDARYFPSQPVPPSDEPPEEGWPLPLPPVPITVAGVSKKASELPQLLYVPSRNYYISVHLMFLSGQGVSPMGEPAYTKAFSQRLDIRSGETSIVTIRVPGAPLESQLQAKFDAGDIATSGPGPFIRKSIEVLDTTVDVNFQKLPDASPQ
- a CDS encoding HAD-IA family hydrolase, with amino-acid sequence MSSTHHASICIHPFPKAVLFDAVGTVIRPEPSVAAAYAMAGRREGIDVAESDMKPRFAAAMARQDEIDRQKHGGRTNQQREIERWRGIVTDVFGDVPEAGPIFDDLWEHFARPEHWRLFDDAAPTWNALAEAGVTLGIASNFDDRLDGICAALAPLADCPHVFVSSRVGWRKPRPEFFATVADKLGLSASEILLVGDDLNNDYRAARAAGWQAVLIDRKGTGADTFREHSRSEDAGRIISLGALNELFTAG
- a CDS encoding site-2 protease family protein, with the translated sequence MHLNFAPLFAAGWLTDWHNWGIIAQVAVGLGAVIFVHELGHFLVAKACGVKCEKFYLGFDIFGLKLAKFRWGETEYGIGVLPLGGYVKMLGQEDNPTKAAEEFERAKIAHDAAGGDTLPEGEAGAETSIFDPRSYLAKSVPQRMAIISAGVIMNVIFAFAVAVIAYKIGVNENPCVVGRLLPGDPAWAAGLRPGDEIIRIGEIENPRFRDLQTRVALGDNIDKGVKFVIRREGESEPLDFTIYPDPTGLAPRIGILSASTTTLAKPPLSPVAPLGGKESPFKPGDVIAAVAGKNVANNADIQREFAQNPGPTNVTVLRKLNDTETETLPIDLPGRPMKRLGLIMEVGPIARVQAGSPAEHAGWKQGDMLVSIDGQPLGDPETVSARLLPQAGKEISVTTRRDGKESEQKVTLREPYAIEEPLTASEPLVINTLGVAIDVTTRVASVIPGSPAEKAGITPGAEIVAAHLPKMTLKVGDDDVVMKEAEIEFGPKKATWTSFTEQLQVTPTDTKVELTLADKRTVEVTTMTTDDWFADRGFNFEPLYTKVRAATMGEALRLGGNEAVESVTQVYRFLRKIGTQVSPKGMGGPLSIFGVAHQSASKGLSALLIFLGMLSANLAVLNFLPIPLLDGGHMVFLLLEGIRGKPVSERVVVAFHYAGFLFIISLMAFAFGLDIGIIPRLP
- the dxr gene encoding 1-deoxy-D-xylulose-5-phosphate reductoisomerase; translation: MTERVKNIAVLGSTGSIGQSTLAVIAASAGQLKAVALSAHARTGLLASQAAEFGPRYVVASDPTAAGEQDWSNLPSGVELSVGPSALEDIVSRPEVDVVVAAIVGSAGLRSTWAALEAGKTVALANKETLVMAGALVMDLAARRGTSILPVDSEHSAVFQALQSGRRNEVRRIVLTASGGPFRKYSREQLASVTVSEALAHPTWAMGPKITVDSATMMNKALEIIEARWLFDIDVDRIDVVVHPQSIVHSFVEYIDGSVLAQLSPPDMKLPIQYALTYPARSTGIAARMNWSDCLRLEFEPPDLERFPALELGREAARAGGTTGAVLNAANEVAVEGFLRGELPFVEIVPACRSILEHHDFDPSPTLDDLIQVDGWARKEMARWVCT
- the ftsH gene encoding ATP-dependent zinc metalloprotease FtsH; amino-acid sequence: MEPRPETPRKPSDKKTPGLGNNVIWYLLALGIGTVFLVALLASQPDVEIPYSALISMIEMGSDEKNTKEGKPPATIEVRDESSESKGNRRFSHLTDLTVGVSEITGKVTMRPLDSHGVPTADEQAGVRFSTPRMGFEQHDLFKPLNDNGFTNVRAERAPSGLRAYAPILIVTALFVLAFFLMMRRLGGAGSPMAFGRSRGKMYAQEDIGVTFDDVAGIDEAVEELREVVEFLRTPEKYQVLGGRIPKGILLVGPPGTGKTLLAKAIAGEAGVPFFSLSGSDFVEMFVGVGAARVRDMFQQAEAKAPCIIFIDELDALGKTRGTSIVGGHDEREQTLNALLVEMDGFGSNSGVIVMAATNRPETLDPALLRPGRFDRHVLVDRPDVRGREKILEVHVQNVKLDSAVRLADVARITSGFVGADLANLVNEAALLAARKGKSSVGMDEFNEGVERVTAGLEKKQRIIHQDEKQRVAYHESGHALVAYSLPDTDPVHKVSIIPRGIGALGYMMQRPEGDRYLMTQGELESRVQVLLAGTIAEELTFHDVSTGAQNDLERASEIVRSMVMEYGMSRLGRVNYRESGRSPFLSGGGDFPRERSHSEHTAREIDQEVRRMIDEAIEKVRAIIAARRPALEGLAARLIEKEVIDADELKVIIEENSPSPLLVPGTGIARKRPIPVREEAAPEADSASGA